In Tenacibaculum pacificus, a single window of DNA contains:
- the dnaK gene encoding molecular chaperone DnaK: MSKIIGIDLGTTNSCVSVMEGNEPVVIPNAEGKRTTPSIVAFIEGGERKVGDPAKRQAVTNPTKTVYSIKRFMGNKFSDSSKEAARVPYSVVKGDNDTPRVDIDGRLYTPQEISAMVLQKMKKTAEDYLGTDVSEAVITVPAYFNDAQRQATKEAGEIAGLTVRRIINEPTAAALAYGLDKSHDDKKIVVFDFGGGTHDVSILELGDGVFEVLATDGDTHLGGDDVDERIINWLAEEFQAEESMDLRKDPMSLQRLKEAAEKAKIELSSTTSSEINLPYITATASGPKHLVRTLTRAKFEALIDDLIKRTIEPCATALKNADLTIDEIDEVVLVGGSTRIPAIQEAVQNFFKKSPSKGVNPDEVVSLGAAIQGGVLSGDVKDVLLLDVTPLSLGIETMGNVFTKLIDANTTIPTKKSQVFSTAADNQPSVDIHVLQGERAMAADNNTIGRFLLTDIPPAQRGVPQIEVTFDIDANGIIKVSASDKATGKTQDIKIEASSGLSEDEIKKMKADAEANADADAKAKETAEKINEADSMIFQTEKQLKEFGEKLSADKKAPIEAGLVELKAAHEAGDVARIEGALTIVNDAWKAASEEMYADKGAGAQQAAQPKADDQADNVEDVEFEEVK, from the coding sequence ATGAGTAAAATTATAGGAATTGATTTAGGAACTACAAATTCATGTGTTTCTGTAATGGAGGGTAACGAACCTGTTGTTATACCTAATGCAGAAGGAAAAAGAACTACGCCATCTATCGTAGCATTTATTGAAGGTGGAGAACGTAAAGTTGGTGATCCAGCAAAGCGTCAAGCAGTAACTAATCCTACAAAAACAGTTTATTCTATTAAACGTTTTATGGGTAATAAATTCTCTGATTCTTCAAAAGAAGCTGCAAGAGTACCTTATAGCGTTGTAAAAGGTGATAATGATACTCCACGTGTAGATATTGATGGTCGTTTATATACGCCTCAAGAAATTTCTGCAATGGTTTTACAGAAAATGAAAAAAACAGCTGAAGACTATTTAGGAACTGATGTTTCTGAAGCAGTAATTACTGTCCCAGCATACTTTAACGATGCACAACGTCAAGCTACAAAAGAAGCTGGTGAAATTGCTGGTTTAACAGTTAGAAGAATTATTAACGAACCAACTGCAGCTGCTTTAGCTTATGGTTTAGATAAATCTCATGACGATAAAAAAATCGTTGTTTTTGATTTTGGTGGTGGAACACATGATGTTTCTATCTTAGAATTAGGAGACGGTGTTTTCGAAGTATTAGCTACTGATGGTGATACTCACTTAGGTGGAGATGATGTTGATGAAAGAATTATCAACTGGTTAGCTGAAGAATTTCAAGCGGAAGAGTCAATGGACTTACGTAAAGATCCAATGTCTTTACAACGTTTAAAAGAAGCTGCTGAAAAAGCTAAGATTGAATTATCTAGCACAACTTCATCTGAAATTAACTTACCTTATATTACTGCTACTGCTTCAGGACCTAAGCATTTAGTTAGAACTTTAACTAGAGCTAAATTTGAAGCTTTAATTGATGATTTAATCAAAAGAACTATTGAGCCTTGTGCTACTGCTTTAAAAAATGCTGATTTAACTATCGACGAAATTGACGAAGTTGTATTAGTAGGTGGTTCTACTCGTATTCCTGCTATTCAGGAAGCTGTTCAAAATTTCTTTAAAAAATCACCAAGTAAAGGAGTAAATCCTGATGAAGTTGTTTCTTTAGGAGCAGCTATTCAAGGTGGAGTTTTATCTGGAGATGTAAAAGACGTATTATTATTAGATGTTACGCCTTTATCTTTAGGAATTGAAACTATGGGTAACGTATTTACGAAGTTAATTGATGCAAATACTACGATTCCTACAAAGAAATCTCAAGTATTTTCTACTGCTGCTGATAACCAGCCTTCTGTAGATATTCACGTTTTACAAGGTGAAAGAGCAATGGCTGCTGATAACAATACTATCGGTCGTTTCTTATTAACTGATATTCCACCAGCACAAAGAGGTGTTCCTCAAATTGAAGTAACTTTTGATATTGATGCAAACGGAATTATCAAAGTTTCTGCTTCTGATAAAGCTACTGGTAAAACTCAGGACATTAAAATTGAAGCTTCTTCTGGATTATCTGAAGATGAAATCAAGAAAATGAAAGCTGATGCTGAAGCAAATGCTGATGCTGATGCAAAAGCAAAAGAAACTGCTGAAAAAATCAATGAAGCTGATTCTATGATTTTTCAAACTGAAAAGCAATTAAAAGAATTTGGTGAAAAATTATCTGCGGATAAAAAAGCGCCAATCGAAGCTGGTTTAGTTGAATTAAAAGCTGCTCACGAAGCTGGAGATGTT
- a CDS encoding biotin--[acetyl-CoA-carboxylase] ligase, which produces MKIIKLDAIDSTNSFLKDMSAKVSLDNFTVVVAKKQTLGRGQMNANWNSEEGKSLTFSVFCKFCNLSITDYKYLNYSVSLSVYEAVNSLKLPRLAIKWPNDILSENKKIAGILIENTLNIKNISSSVIGIGLNVNQNIFSDALPNASSIKNILGKDEDIDLDLLLNKVLVSLKEKLERLNKKEYLSLEKEYLAVLYKKNVPSMFKTNQNILFMGKIIGVSSIGKLQIELENETLKEFDIKEVSFA; this is translated from the coding sequence ATGAAAATAATCAAACTTGATGCCATTGATTCTACCAATTCTTTTTTAAAGGATATGTCAGCAAAAGTTAGTCTAGATAATTTTACGGTAGTAGTTGCTAAAAAGCAAACTTTAGGTAGAGGGCAAATGAATGCTAATTGGAATTCAGAAGAAGGTAAAAGCTTAACCTTTAGTGTGTTTTGTAAGTTTTGTAATCTTTCTATTACTGATTATAAGTATTTGAATTATAGTGTTTCTTTAAGTGTTTATGAAGCTGTTAATTCGTTAAAATTACCTCGATTGGCTATTAAATGGCCTAACGACATTCTGTCAGAAAATAAAAAAATAGCAGGTATTTTAATTGAAAATACTTTAAATATAAAAAATATTAGTTCTTCAGTTATAGGAATTGGGCTTAATGTGAATCAAAATATTTTTTCAGATGCGCTACCAAATGCTTCATCTATTAAAAATATTTTAGGTAAAGATGAAGATATTGACCTCGATTTATTGTTAAATAAAGTATTAGTAAGTTTAAAAGAAAAATTAGAGCGATTAAATAAAAAAGAATATTTATCTTTAGAAAAAGAATATTTAGCTGTTTTATATAAAAAAAATGTTCCGAGTATGTTTAAAACAAATCAGAACATTTTATTTATGGGTAAAATTATTGGAGTTTCAAGTATTGGAAAGCTCCAAATAGAATTAGAAAACGAAACACTTAAAGAATTTGATATAAAAGAGGTTTCGTTTGCTTAA
- the rsfS gene encoding ribosome silencing factor, protein MTKKQASTDDLISVIIKGIEEVKGEDIQLLDLREIENTVCDYFIICSGNSNTQVSAISNSVQKMVSKELKDKAWHIEGQGNSEWVLMDYVHVVVHVFQKQIRDYYDIESLWGDAKITQINPK, encoded by the coding sequence ATGACTAAAAAACAAGCAAGCACAGACGATTTAATATCTGTGATTATAAAAGGGATTGAAGAAGTAAAAGGAGAAGACATCCAATTACTAGATTTAAGAGAAATAGAAAACACTGTTTGCGATTATTTTATAATCTGCTCAGGAAACTCAAACACACAAGTAAGTGCCATTTCTAACTCGGTACAGAAAATGGTAAGTAAAGAACTTAAAGATAAGGCTTGGCACATTGAAGGACAAGGAAATTCGGAATGGGTTTTAATGGATTATGTACACGTTGTTGTTCATGTTTTTCAAAAACAAATACGTGACTATTACGATATTGAAAGTCTTTGGGGTGATGCTAAAATCACGCAAATTAACCCAAAATAG
- a CDS encoding SRPBCC family protein yields MNIEGNKVIVKKSTKEVFDFLIKLENFEQLMPENTQKFEVDGDSFIFGLKGMPEIRLVMKEKTEYSNITLGAASSKLPFTLSSDISEISENESEVILSFQGDFNPMMAMMVKKPLTKFIETLTENISKI; encoded by the coding sequence ATGAATATTGAAGGAAACAAAGTAATCGTAAAAAAATCTACCAAAGAAGTTTTTGACTTTTTAATAAAATTAGAGAATTTTGAGCAATTGATGCCTGAAAATACTCAAAAATTTGAAGTAGATGGTGATAGTTTTATTTTTGGTTTAAAAGGAATGCCAGAAATAAGATTGGTTATGAAAGAAAAAACCGAATATTCAAATATTACTTTAGGTGCGGCAAGTAGTAAATTACCATTTACATTGTCTTCTGATATTTCTGAAATTTCTGAAAACGAAAGTGAGGTTATTTTAAGTTTTCAAGGAGATTTCAATCCGATGATGGCAATGATGGTAAAAAAACCATTAACCAAGTTTATTGAAACTTTAACTGAAAATATCTCAAAAATATAA